A segment of the Fusarium oxysporum f. sp. lycopersici 4287 chromosome 4, whole genome shotgun sequence genome:
CCGATAGCAGTTGCCGCTTCTCCCGTGCCCACCTAGTTATCGCACTCGTTCATGGGGTACGATACCACTGGCCTTGTTTCCATTCCCATTTTGTTGTCACACCATGCCTGTTATTGGTCGTTGTCAGACCTCCAAGCGACGATAAGCGTTACTTATCGGTGCTATGCCAGGATGTTGTGTGCGATGCGCGTGCAACTCGCGAGCATTGTGTGCGAGATGTCGTACACGCTAGAACTCAGGAACGTCGGCATTGGCTGCAGCCACTCAGTGCCTGCCAGATCCATCGCCCGATGGGGCTACTTATCAATGACCCGCCCAGAATCCGGCTACCACGGCATCGGAATAGGTGCCGTGGGGAACCAGACAAGGGACTTTTTTTCCTACTTCCTGATGCGGGATGGTTTCACTCCACCTAGAAGCTGGAACGGTCTTGTGTATTATTTTGTTTATGGCTACTTGGGCCAACAATTTGAGTTATTCGAGACTAAGGGTCAAATGGCGGAGATGGCCGTCAAGGTCTAGAATCACCCTAGAGTACTGTATCAACTGACTAGAAACCTGTCAGATCAATTCACAAAAATCAGCTAGTCGGTAAATTTAATATGTCTAGCTTAAACCCATCAGCGTTACTTGATTTCTTCTGTTTATACAATATCTATTAGCCCCTCCCCCTCGTTTGCAGGGCATCGTAAACTCTCCAATTCCAGGGCGTTTGCGAACCAGAACTCGATAAGCTGATATATAAAGCACAGATCTGTAGGCCCTAATTTTCTCGAAAGTTCTAAGAAGATCACAATCTCATTATTCCTCGAGCTCGAGATTGCAGGGTTTACGCCCCCCTCTTGGTTTCAATTACTTGCTGCTGCAATGGATTGCCTGAACGTCCCTAGAAGTAGCGAGTATGGAACGGGGTGCAGTCGAGGCTACAGACGCCTGCACTGATGGTTTTCTAGGCATAGCGTCTTGAGCTTGCTAGAGGGCAAAGAGAGATTCGATTTTCTCTGTAACGTAGTGGTATCAAATGGCTTGGTTCTGCCCCCTAGCCTTCATTTATTTCAAACACTTCAAGAAGTATCTTTAAGCTGCACGTGATGCATTTATGTATTCGCAGCCATAAATGTCAACGCATATCCTGGACATTATACCACAATTCTGGACTACTTGTAACATATGCATACTGAGGGTTTCTGATATAATCATGCATGTTAAATCAAGAGTCCGCTGAGTTAGTGCTTATACCATTGACTTCCCCCAACTTCTTCATAAAGGGGATCTAGGGTAAGTTGGTTGGTGGCATCCGCCAGGATCGGCCTGCTTTAGCCTAAAATTTCTCAACCCTGTCTTCTGTCTcattggatgatgaagtcatGCAACTTTCTTGGCCAAGGTCGTTGATGACCGCTTCCGACTTTGGTCATTTGTTCCAACTATTTCCTCCACTATCCTGTTTAATCCTCATTCATGCTTCACGGCTTTACTCACTTTTTGATACCCGTACCCGGGTTATATATACTCCTATCAACATCCCCATAGTTCGGTTACATCCATCAACCCTGGTCTAATCCACCTTTTGATCCCGACGTCATTCATACCCCGCGTTTTGCGATGGCgtccatcctcctcctcgccacCATAACgctcctcatcgtcatcgcttCAGCCCAACAGTGTAACTTCAAGACCCTCAAAACCTCTTATCCAGCACCCGTTACCGAAGACAGCTGGGACTACAGTATCGTTGCCAATGAGCTCAGACGACCTCGAGGTATTTTATTCGATAGCGAGGGTGCTCTTATTGTTATAGATTCTGGAAATGGTATAATCCACTTCGAActcgatgatgaaggaggaaCCTGCTTGCAAGTCAGAAAGAAGACCACTCTGCTAAAGAAGGATAATGTAAGCTACTCAGATCCCGGACCGTCCATCTCTTGACCTCaactaagtaatatacttTACTAGCTAAACCATGGCATCGCCCTCTCCAAAGATGGACGTACACTCTACGCTTCTACATCCGATGAGGTCTTTGCGTGGCCCTATGACCCGTCTAAAGTGATCCTCAGAAAGTCTTCCGTCCAGACTCTAGTCTCCAATATGACTAATGGAGGTCACACCTCACGAACCCTGCTTATCTCGCAGAAACATCCAGATATGCTGCTCGTGTCCCGCGGCAGCGATGGGAATGATGACGCAGGGGCTGAAGATCGTGACTCTGGGCGCTCTCAGATTCGCGCCTTTAACATCTCGTCTTTCAGCAGCAATTCCGATAGAAAACCCTACGATTACCTCGATGGCGTGATCATCGGTTGGGGTCTGCGCAATTCTGTCGGCGTAGCAGAGCATCCTGAGACAGGCGGCATTTTCAGCGTTGAGAATTCAGCTGATAATCTACATCGTGATGGCAAAGATATCCACGAGGACAACCCAGGCGAGGAGATGAACTTCCACGGCTATCTTAATGGCTCTGATGATCAGGGTGGTAACTACGGCTACCCTCTTTGCTATACACTCTGGTCAATAAATGACTTCCCTAATCTCGGCGACCTTAAAATAGGCGATCAATTCCCAGCTGATCGTCAGGCTGACGGTGATAAGGCCACCGCCCTTACTGACGCGGAATGCAAATCCGACTATATTGCCCCAGTACTTGCATTCCAAGCCCATACCGCGCCTCTAGACCTGAAGTTCAACGAGAATGGCACAAGAGCCTATATATCTTTCCACGGAAGCTGTAAGCTCCCCTTGCCTAACCCCTGACCGAGTCCACTTCTGAAACCCTTAGGGAACCGTAATCCGCCAGTTGGCTACAAAGTCTCGTACGTAGATTTCCAAAACGGCCGCcctgcatcttcttcacgAAGTACAAACGCCACTACACCCATCATCTATAACAAAGATCTCTCAAAATGTCCGGATGACTGCTTCCGCCCTGTTGGTCTGGCGTGGGACTCTAATGGTCGACTGTGGTTCAGTTCCGACAAGACGGGCGAGGTCTTTGTGTTGAGCCAGGAGAGCGGATCAGGTTCGGGTGGAGGGAATGGATCCGAATCCGGCGCTGGtaatgacgatgatgataatgattCCGCCTCTCTACAACCCGGATCGGCTGCTTTCATTATAACTCTTGCCGCTTTGATTATAGGAGGCTTACTTGCGTGATACTTCTAAGCGAAGGCATTTCTTGAATCGCAAATTGATAATGGCTGAAATCTATTAAACATATGTATACAATAGGGTTATATCTTTTGATTACATGTCTGATGTTTGACGCAAAAGCCTCTTGTTGGTCGTGAACCAGGTTTACGTCTCATTCGAACTCAATGATAATCTCAGGGGTGCCCTCAAATCCAGCAGGCATTGTGTGGACCAAACTCCAGTAATTGTGGTCGTAAATTGGACTTCCCGAACCGCCATATCGGCCAGCGAATGTGACCTTTGGCACGGGACTTGCATTTCCAGAGACAGATATTGTAATGCCTTGAATGTCAGCCCAAGACTGGACATCCTTCTTCGCGAGTGAGGGAGAGGCCACAAAAGTGAATACTGAACTGCTGGTCCCCTCAGGATAAGTCACTTTCAGCTTCTTTGGTGAGACTTCCATCAGGACGTGGGCCTCAGTAGGACGGAGCTGGGTGCTGTGTTAGTAAAGGCAGGTGTGAATTCCGAAGGGTATCAACTTACGCTGAGCCATCCGATGTTATCATCTCCATAAGCCCAGTGTGCAACAGCGGGATGGAACTGGGCTTTGTTGTTCGACGGTCCGTTTGCGCTCTGCGTCCGATATGACTGAGCTCCGATCATCAGCGACTCGCTGAGCCACGTCGTGATATTGCGGGTATCAAGGTCGTAGGGCGGATAGTAGGCCTTCCCATTGTACGTCCTCTCTCCATCAAATGTCTTCAGTGACTCCTTAAGATCATCCGAAAGCAATGAGTTGTGGAATTCCGAGTGGACAGCAATGAGTGGCGCCCAAGCCCAGTCACGGGCATGGCTCATGACTTCCGGGTACTGCCATACGCCCGCCTCCTTTCTCCCGATAATGGGTGCGAGAAAGTGAGATAGGATGCCGAGAGACTTGGTCATGTCGAACGTGTATGCGCGGTCCCATGGACCAGCGAGGTTCCGCATAGCCGGATTCCACAGTTGCGATGTGTAATTCCAGACACCGCGCAGGAGATCTGGACCtctttgggagagaatacTATCCTCATGGCCATACTTACACCATAGTGTAAGACCAAAGAGTGAAATGCCGGTGTAAGTCGCTGAGTTGAATTCAGAAAGCGTATCATGCAAGTCGAAGAGGCCAATAATCTTCTTCGCATAATCCTCTCCAGCCTGTGTCATATTGTCATCGCCTACTTGTCGACCGGTCCAGCTTGTCCCGATTGCACGCATGATTGCAGGGTTGCTGTAAGATGGATAGAGGTTATCTCCGTTGACACCTCCCTCGCGGTATGAGTCGCCAATGCTGCAGTTATATAGACTGTCGAGCATAAGCCCCTTCAAATCGTCAGACAACAGATCACCGAACTCTTCGTATATCGTGATGAAGCTGAGACCGACGAAGCCACGCCAGTTCGGGTCCCACGATCCGTACATGCGGGCAGGGTACCACGCTGTTCCAACAGTTGGCTCCTCCGGCTCTCGCGTATAGTCACCATACCACAACTCTTTGGGGTTGTTATGCTGGTCCTTGATGACGTATCTTATGACATCCTCAGCTCTTGAGGCATCACCGTCGCCGTTCCGTGCAAGAAGTCCGACCGCATACCACGTAGAGGCTAGTGTCTCGTGGTTCATTGCCGCCTTAGAGTCGAGGTCATATAGCTGTGAGATCTTGGGGTCGTAGAACCTATCCATCCACTCCATAGAGTCTTCAACCATTGCTTTCGCCTCTCCTGATAGCGCCCATGATTGCGCAACATGCTGGGTAAGAACGCCAAGGAGACAAGCATGCACCCCACTAGAGACTTTCATATTGGCTTCAAAGATTGGAAAGGATTAAGATGGTTCTTTTGTCTGGTCTGTTCAAGAGGGTGATGAATCTCAGTGACGATGATCAGCTAGTGTGATAGAGCAAAAGTTATCTGAACAGTTTCAAAGGACTGAGGCAGACATAGCATATTTGTATTGAGCCTTCTTGCTGGTTGATTTCAGCACGCATCTTGTGGTTCTGTGTCTTTGTCTCCTAATCCACATCTCCTAATCCAGATCCTACCTCGAAAGCAAAGCCAGCTGCTATTCGTTCCACGTGAGCCAATAGGGGGTTGTCACTCGACGTTGTAGGATGAGTTCATGCAGGCAAAACCGTGGTCATGAGAGTTCGACTTGCCCTCCATAGCTCCGTGACCAGTGCATTCAGCATCAATCCCTCAGAAGCTTCCACTTAAAGCGAAACCTGCTGGTTAACGATGGTTTCTAATTGGCAGTTGCATAGCCGGTGCATTAACAAACGTCCTTGTTTCTGATGTTTATTAGAGCTCATGATACGATGTGGTAGACGAGGGCAAGAGACATATCCTCATTTCCATAAACCCTGGATCTTGTGATGCTGGGATAGATCCTGGCTGACGTCCCCAGGCACGTGGCGATTGGCAGCAGGGACTTTCCCCTTCACGGGGAAGTTCAGTCGTGGAAAATGCAATCGCCCGCGCGTTGCCGTTTTAGTATTTGTTTCATGTCACCTAGTTTAGATGCCCACGCGCCGCCTAACTGGCTCTTTGTTTGGGCGGCATGAAATTCGGAAATAAATGGCTTTGATCAACGCATGGTTTAATGATGGAACACCTACCCCTGACTATATGCGGGGACTTGTCGATCGAGCGCAACGTTGCATTTTAATCAGACTGCAAATGTGATCTGCCAAAGGATAATGTGACTAGGGGTGCACATGCGCATTCAAGTTTTGAACAACTTCACTGTAGCCGTCTCTTTACTGTCGTCTGAATGATACTCTAGTGTCCTTGCGTAAAGTCGTGCCTCAGATGTAGGGCGTGTCTGCTTTTTCACAAGCATTGACCGTGCCGCAGCTAGAAGGGGCAAGAGTCGAACATGACAATATTACATAATCTTAGCAGTGCCTTTACTCTCCGAACTCAGCTAGTTTAAATCAACTTGGTTGTTTTAACCACGATGTCGTGGATATCCTCATGGTAGCGAGACCGGCCCATCCAAAGCTTGGCGCCCTCCACATCCCGACAAACATTGAAGAGCAGGATTCAGCCACAGAAGTAACCAAGATATCTGGTGCGAATTGAATTTATACTACTATAATTAGTAAGTAACCTTATGCAGCTAACTTgtatatttatataatactaggAAGTTAAAATAAACATCTCGAATAACAGgttaataatatttaaaatatacTAATCTAGAAGAAACCTAAATCTAAGCCGTTGGAGGATTAAATGTAGAAATGAATTGTTTCTGGAAATCCCCAAACTTCAGCTTGTAATGCACTGTGCCAACCACGTCCTGTTCAGTGATATTGGCCATAGCACTGGTGATGACCTTCTTCCCAGCATCAGGGAACGTAGTACGGCGCACTTCAACGGTAGTGCCATACTCATTGAACCACTGGCGGGCCTCGTACGTTTCGCTCTTGCATGGCACAAAGGCCCCGGGCTTGGTGCAGGGTTCGCCGCACAGTTCGCCGTTCTGCACGCCCTTGCAAACGGTTGAAAAGTCGCCAGGGTCGGGGACGGCGTTGTGTCCTTCGATGGTGAATTTCCAATGGATCATCTGGTCCTTGCCGCGAGTTCCGGTGTAGTCATTGCTGTGCCAGTCGTTCTTCAGGTCTTTTGGGTTGGTGACGACGTAGGGTGATGCCCATGCATTGCATGCGAATGTGGTGAGGACGACGGCTTTGGCGAGCATGATTGACGGAAGCTGCTCgattattagtataatttCCTGTCTCGATTATATCCCAAGAAATGGCAATTTCATTTACCCGTGGTATTTAATATCGTTGTGAAAACAGGCAGAGCTTTCTGTTGCTATCAGGCTTTAAGCTGGGATGTGTGTTCTTAATGGCTTGCAAACCAGTAACAACGAATGTGGATGGGGGATCGTTCTCTATTTATTTTTCTTGTAAGAAGCCTGCTATCCTTGTAATACGAGAAGTTTATTCCATACAGCCTTGCGCATCGTAGTATATGATTTCATTTTCCCTTGTCTAACAAAAGTTTAATGTATAGGCAGTTTAGCGTAGTGTGCCGTAGATCCGATCGCTGTTTTATAAATAGCCCGAACTCAATCCTGTTGATTCATTGCTGCATTTTGCACGGGCATACGGAGTAATTTCATCCTGAAACACAAAGAGTAGTCTGAGCCAGTATAATATACACGGGCCATTTATGGGGCAACGTCAATTGACAAAACTCTCTTTCTCATAGCATTCCTTGCTCCGACCTCTTGTAATATCTTAGTGGACAGTGATTTAAGTAGAAAGTATAGGTAGACTGCACGCTCAGGATAGCGCAATATAAGAACCGCCAGCAGCATATAAGGTGGTATTAAACTAACTATTAATACGCCCCGTATAATCACTATGGCTTATAAACACTTGGATGATTAATGAATGGGAAAAGGTAAGAGAATGAGCCCATCGATTTGTCATATTCATTATCAAGGGAGGCACGGTACTTGGCCCTCCGCAAACGGAGTTTGTCTCAGTAGCTTGGCTTGATGCAAATATAGCGACACCATGGGGGTGAATTATATGTTATACCTTGTGGTAAATGTGGAGCCGTTTTTAGCAAAACGCTAATAACTGCGGGGTTCTGAGTCAAATGTGCCGTGTCCTGGGGCGAATATCTGGCTGCCAAAGAGTGGGACAGATTTGTGGCTTACTTACTTGCTAATCCTATACGGTGTACGGAAAAACATATAAAATCTTGGGAGATGCCGCCAAGAACGAAACATAACCACAACACATCTAAAAGCATCACTCAATACCTCAACCTACCTCTTTGCACATCATGGCCATAACTAAGCCTATAATTGTTCTTGTCCACGGCGCCTGGCAGACAGCCGCCCAATGGCATCTCCTAGCACAAGGCCTAATCAACAGCGGCTTCACCGTCTTGAAACCGCAAGGTGCCTCGAGCGGCACTAACGCCGCCGCTATCCGTGGCAAGACATATCAAGACGACGTGGCAGTCATTAATTCTACCATTGAGTCACATCTTTCAGCCGGCAAGGAAATTGTCCTCGTCAGTCACAGCTATGGCGGTATCCCTGCCTCTGCAGCTGCAGAGGGCCACCAGGTTCACGAGCGTGCCGCACGTGGTTTACCTGGAGGCATCAAACACGTCGTCTACCTTGCAGCGTTTGCGTTTCCTGCCAGGGAGTTGTCCCTCCTCATGGCTCTCGGTGGAGACTACGCTCCTTTCATGAACAACAAGGTAAAATATCCAAACAGAATAACACAAAACGGTTCTGAAACAAGTTAACTGACATGAACGCACTTATCCAGGGAGATGTCATTGCCCTTGGCGAAGGTGCCAAGGACGCTCTATACAACGACACTGAACCCGAGCTTGCTAATCAGCTACTCGCCGCTGGTGTCCAACAGAGCACGGCCAGTTTTGAGACACCTCAGACTTTCTGCGCCGCGGATGTTAGTGTCCCTAAGACGTATGTTCTTGCCGAGGACGACCACGCTTTGCCTCCGGATGCGCAGGAGGGTATggtcaaggctctcaacaaTGTCAGTGTCGTGCGGGTCAAGGCTGGCCATTGTGTGCACTTAAACCCCGAGGTTGTGCCGAAGCTCGTTGAAGCAATCACAGCGGCGGCGCAGGCTTAAGGACAAAAGGCCACGCTGACAGGCCTCCCTAAGTATGTAAGTCGATATCTTGCGGGAAATCGCGGCCATTGGATATAGGTGGAAAGGATATCAAATTCTCTTGGAGGAAGTCGatagccttatatatctttatttGTGATCGTTCAAAGAACCTACTCTAAGTGGTTTTTAGGGGTTAGTGACTGAAACGataggtattataaaagaaagaCTGTATTGTCACTCGCTTCCCGCATAAACAAACGAAATGAGGGAAGTGATAGGATATGTTAAATACGATGAATGAAAACTTATACAAGGGCTCAAAGATTAACCCTAAGCAGATCAGACTGTTTGTCACAACTGTTTTATCTATGGCTGCCTACCAGTATTCACTTATATAGCTTGTCGATT
Coding sequences within it:
- a CDS encoding hypothetical protein (At least one base has a quality score < 10), translating into MKVSSGVHACLLGVLTQHVAQSWALSGEAKAMVEDSMEWMDRFYDPKISQLYDLDSKAAMNHETLASTWYAVGLLARNGDGDASRAEDVIRYVIKDQHNNPKELWYGDYTREPEEPTVGTAWYPARMYGSWDPNWRGFVGLSFITIYEEFGDLLSDDLKGLMLDSLYNCSIGDSYREGGVNGDNLYPSYSNPAIMRAIGTSWTGRQVGDDNMTQAGEDYAKKIIGLFDLHDTLSEFNSATYTGISLFGLTLWCKYGHEDSILSQRGPDLLRGVWNYTSQLWNPAMRNLAGPWDRAYTFDMTKSLGILSHFLAPIIGRKEAGVWQYPEVMSHARDWAWAPLIAVHSEFHNSLLSDDLKESLKTFDGERTYNGKAYYPPYDLDTRNITTWLSESLMIGAQSYRTQSANGPSNNKAQFHPAVAHWAYGDDNIGWLSLRPTEAHVLMEVSPKKLKVTYPEGTSSSVFTFVASPSLAKKDVQSWADIQGITISVSGNASPVPKVTFAGRYGGSGSPIYDHNYWSLVHTMPAGFEGTPEIIIEFE